The DNA region TTAAATTATTTAGTTTAGTATCAAAATCTATTGTATTTTGAGGATCTTTCTTTATGTCTTCATATTTTTTTATTCTATATGGTACATTTGCAAATGTAAAAATATTTTTATTTAAAAACTCTTTTAATTTTTCTGGATAATATTCATTTGCTAATTCGAGAAGTTTTAACAAATAAATTATTTGATGATCTCCCCAATATCCAATAAATGACCAAGGATCTTCTGGATCATGTAATTCCCAATCAATACCATTTTTAGTTATTCTATATGGATTGTATCCATCAATAGTAGAAGCATTTAAAAATTTTGTAATCATCGAAAAAATAAATCCTGGATATGATATAGCTAATGATTCCCAATTTTGAAAAATATCTCTCCAATTCCCTTGATAATAAAATTGATATTCACCTTTTTCATTTTTTATATCGATATTAAAAATATTCCAAGGTCTACTTGGATCTCCATGTCTTCTTGAAAAAATAAGTGGCAAATATTCTAATGTTATTCTTATTAAATGTGGATTATTTAATTTTTCAACATGATTTATCAATTCAAAATAATTAATTTCATATTCTATTTCATTAAAACTATTTTCAAATTCATTATAAATTTCTTTATTACAGCTATTTAAATATTTCAAATAATCTTTTTTATCTATTAAATAATCCTTATAAAATATTCCGCCTCTCATAATATTGAACATTACATTTGAAAGATGTCTTTTATCGTTTAATTTATCATTTGTAAATTGAATTCCATCAGATAATGCTATAAATCTTTTTAATTCTTCATATCCTATTTTTATATCATTTTCAAGTTTCTCAATTATATTATCTTTTTTTATATTTTTTATTAATTTTACTAATTTTGAATAATCATAATTTAAGTCAAAAGTTATAATCCATTCTTTTTCATTTTCTAATTCAAATTGTAAGTTAACTAAATATGATCCTTTTTCTCCTTTTACTTCTTTTTCCTCTTTAACTAATTTACCTTCTCTAAAATCATTTAATTGCTTACTACTTAATAGTATTTTTTTATTTTTTATTTCATTAAATATTCCCCATACAACATTTGCTGAAAGTGCTTCACTTGGTTCTGCTCTATCTACAGGTACCGAACTAAGTCGATATATACCTAAATTTACATCTTTTATTAATTCTACTTTTTTATATCCATCTATAAGAGTACTTTTAGTATCTTGTACTAATTTTTCTACTCCATATGGAAGTATATTTTGTAATCCATCAATTATATCTATTTTTATTTTTTCACTATTTTTATTAATAATTTTACTTTTTTTTATAAAACCATATTTTTCACTATTCTCATAAGAATATTGAAATGTAATATTTAAATCATTATTTATCTCTTCAAATATTATTTTATTTCCTAAATCATTTTTATATATATTTCTTTGAATATCATAAATTAAATTTAAAGAAAATGGCTCCCATAAATATTTTTTATTTTTTATTTCAACTATCATTATTGTTTTATTTCCTGTTATTTCATATGTATCATGAATTTTATCATCTGTATAATAAGGAAATATAGTATTATCAGGATTTTTTCTACCTGCTGTAAGTCCTCCTGTACTTGAAATAAACATAAAATGATCACTATTACTTGTGATAGTCATAAAAAATGGATTCATTTTATCAACATTATTTATTTTATAATATTCTTTATTATTTATTTTTACTATTTCTGGTAAAATTTTTTTTTCTGAATGTTTTATTTTATTTTCTCCTAAAAATATTTCCATTTTCTTTCCTCCAAAAGATTATTTATTTTTCACAATTCTAAATTAAGTATACGAAATTATGAAAATTTTATTTATTTTTCTTATTTATATTCTAACCTCTTATTATTTATTATATTTTTTTAAAGTATAGTAAATTAATATATTTAAAAAAATTAATCCCAATCCTATCCCAAATACAATAAATAAAAATATATTAAATACAAATATAACATATATTAAGTACAATACACCTAAAAACGGAACTATTATCCAAATATTTAAATTTAAAAATTTAAATGCAAAACTAAAAATGTTTTTTATTTTCATTTCATAATTCGCTTTGATATAGGCTATAATAAAAAAATACATTAAAAAATATATTTCTAATATTCCATAAATAAAAGACAACTTTTTCCCTATTTCAAGAATTATAAAAAGCAGAAAAAATATAAGAGTTAAAACTACTGATTCTCTTATATTTTCTCTAAATAATTTTTTATAATTTTTAAAAATTTCAATTTTTCCATTATCAATCCATTTTCGTGTAATATATGCCACACTTGTTAATGAAGAAAAAAGAGTAACAATCCCAAGTGAGCTCAATATAAAAAATATA from Hypnocyclicus thermotrophus includes:
- a CDS encoding DUF624 domain-containing protein translates to MRVTIESKFYNFLDIIYKIMKLSIFFILSSLGIVTLFSSLTSVAYITRKWIDNGKIEIFKNYKKLFRENIRESVVLTLIFFLLFIILEIGKKLSFIYGILEIYFLMYFFIIAYIKANYEMKIKNIFSFAFKFLNLNIWIIVPFLGVLYLIYVIFVFNIFLFIVFGIGLGLIFLNILIYYTLKKYNK